Within the Thermostichus lividus PCC 6715 genome, the region GCCGCGTTGATTAGTCCTAACGAGCTGCAGCCAGACTACATCATTCCCTCCGTTTTTGATCGTCGCGTTGCCAATGTCGTTGCTACCGCGGTTGAACAGTGTGCGCGATCGCAGGGGTTGGCGCGCTGTTAAGCAGCTCCTCCAAGGCTGCCTCTGTAAAATCCTGAATACAGACCTCGGCACCCGCCTGCCGTAGCGCCGATTCCGCTTCGGTGGTGAGCACGCCCCAACAGGTCATCCCTGCCCGTACAGCCGCCATCACTCCCGAGACCGCATCCTCAAACACCACACACTGCTGCGGTGGCACCCCCAACCGTTGTGCTACTAACAGATAGCATTCCGGATCCGGTTTGCCCCGCCGCACATCCTGCTCCATCACCACCGTGTCGAAAAACGCCCCGACCCCCTCGCACGAGAGCACCAATTCCACATTGGCTGCACAGGCGGAGGTGCCCACCCCCAAGCGGTAGCCCCGAGCCTTAGCTGCGTTGAGAAAGGAGAGCAAGCCAGGCAACAACTGCAGATGCGGCGCCAGCAGCTCCCGAAACACCGCTTCCTTTCCCGCGCCCCAGCGCTGTACTTCCTCGGTACTCGGGGATCGCCCCAGGAGTTCCGGCAATAGTTCGGCATTGCGCTTTCCTCCCATCTGGCGCAATTGTCCTAAATCAACGTGCCCCCGCAGTTCTGGGGTACGTTCCACATAAACCTCCCATGCCTTCATGTGGTAAGGCATGGTGTGACAAATCACCCCGTCCATGTCAAAAATGAGGGCACGGGGACTCGACAACAAGACATCATGAATGCGCATTTATACTCAGCGTGGTTAAGGCAACACCTGTAGTCTATCCTGAGTGACCCCGTTGAATGCCGATACGGGCAACCGAACCTGCAAAGAAATGGAGTCAACGTCTACAGTAGTGGTAAGTTTGCACACAAAAACGGGTCAAAATGAACGTGTTAATATTAGTGTTACCAGCACGCAGGAGCCATTAGGGGAAGGGTCATGTTTGAGCGGTTCACAGAAAAAGCCATTAAAGTCATCATGCTGGCACAGGAAGAGGCACGCCGCCTTGGTCATAACTTTGTCGGCACTGAACAAATCCTCCTCGGTCTGATTGGCGAAGGTACCGGTGTTGCGGCTAAAGTCTTGCGATCTATGGGGGTTAACCTCAAAGATGCCCGCATTGAAGTGGAAAAAATCATTGGCCGGGGGTCGGGCTTCGTAGCCGTGGAAATTCCCTTTACCCCCCGTGCCAAACGTGTTTTAGAACTATCCCTTGAAGAAGCTCGCCAACTAGGGCACAACTACATTGGCACTGAGCACCTGCTACTAGGCTTAATCCGCGAAGGCGAAGGCGTTGCAGCGCGGGTGCTGGAAAACTTGGGGGTTGATCTGTCTAAGGTGCGCACCCAAGTCATTCGGATGCTTGGAGAAACTGCCGAAGTTGCCGCTGGTGCCAGTCAAGGCCGGACAAAAACCCCAACCCTCGACGAGTTTGGTGCCAATCTCACCCAGATGGCCATCGATGGCAAGCTCGATCCCGTGGTGGGTCGTCAGAAAGAAATTGAGCGGGTGATTCAGATTCTGGGTCGCCGCACTAAAAATAACCCTGTTCTGATCGGGGAACCCGGTGTCGGCAAAACTGCCATTGCCGAAGGCTTAGCCCAACGAATTGCCAACAACGACGTGCCGGATATTCTCAATGAAAAGCGCGTCGTCACCCTCGATATTGGCCTCTTGGTGGCGGGCACTAAGTATCGTGGCGAGTTTGAAGAGCGGCTCAAGAAAATTATGGACGAAATTCGCCAAGCGGGTAACGTCATCCTCGTGATTGATGAGGTGCACACCCTCATTGGTGCTGGCGCTGCCGAAGGTGCCATTGATGCTGCCAACATTCTCAAACCTGCGCTTGCCCGCGGTGAATTACAGTGCATTGGTGCCACAACCCTGGATGAGTACCGCAAGCATATTGAGCGGGATGCAGCTCTAGAGCGACGCTTTCAGCCGGTGATGGTGGGTGAACCTTCAGTGGAGGAAACCATCGAGATTCTCTATGGTTTGCGCGAGCGCTACGAGAAGCACCACAAGTTAAAAATCTCCGATGAAGCGCTTGAAGCGGCAGCAAAACTCTCTGACCGCTACATTAGCGATCGCTACTTGCCGGACAAAGCCATTGACCTCATTGACGAAGCCGGCTCGCGGGTACGGTTAATTAACTCCCAACTGCCGCCTGCGGCAAAAGATCTGGACAAAGAACTGCGGCAAGTGCTCAAAGAAAAAGACGATGCCGTACGGGCACAAAACTTTGACAAAGCCGGGGAGCTGCGCGATCGCGAGATGGAGCTGAAAGCCCAAATTCGCGCCATTGCCCAGCAGAAAAAAACCGAGGCAACCACCGGTGAAGAAGAGACCCCAGTGGTCACCGAAGAGGACATTGCCCACATTGTGGCCTCTTGGACCGGTGTGCCCGTGAGCAAACTCACCGAAACCGAGTCGGAAAAAACTGCTGCACATGGAGGATACCCTGCACCAGCGGGTGATTGGCCAAGACGAAGCGGTGAAGGCCATCTCTCGCGCCATTCGCCGGGCGCGCGTGGGGCTGAAAAACCCAAACCGTCCCATTGCCAGCTTTATCTTTTCCGGGCCCACGGGCGTGGGTAAGACCGAGTTGACCAAAGCCTTGGCTGCCTACTTCTTTGGCTCGGAAGAGGCCATGATTCGCCTCGATATGTCTGAGTACATGGAGCGGCATACAGTTTCTAAGCTCATTGGTTCGCCTCCGGGGTATGTAGGCTACAACGAAGGGGGTCAACTCACCGAAGCCGTGCGGCGGCGGCCCTACACCGTGGTGCTTTTTGATGAAATTGAAAAAGCCCACCCCGATGTCTTTAACTTGCTGCTGCAAATTCTCGAAGATGGGCGGCTCACTGACTCTAAAGGGCGCACCGTAGATTTCAAAAACACCCTGTTGATCATGACCTCAAACATTGGTTCCAAGGTCATTGAAAAAGGAGCAGGGGGTCTTGGCTTTGAGTTGGGCACTGAAGATGCTGCCGAATCTCAGTACAACCGCATCCGCTCCCTCGTCAACGAAGAACTCAAGCAGTATTTCCGCCCTGAGTTCCTCAACCGGCTAGATGAAATTATTGTCTTCCGTCAACTCACGAAAGACGAAGTCAAGCAGATTGCCGATATTCTGCTCAAGGAAGTGTTCTCGCGACTGACCGAGAAGGGGATTACCCTCGAAGTCACCGATCGCTTCAAGGAGCGGCTCATTGATGAGGGCTACAACCCCAGTTACGGAGCACGACCCCTACGGCGGGCAATTATGCGGTTACTGGAAGATACCCTTGCCGAGGAAATGCTCTCCGGTCGCATCCGCGAAGGGGATACAGCCCTGATTGATATCAACGAGTCAGGACAAGTGAGCATTCAGCCGCAACAACGCCGTGAGCTTTTACCCCAATCAGTTGAATAATTGCGGCGAGATCTGCCATGCCTGATGCTACGGATACCCTTGAGGTCGAGTCAACATCGCCCTTAATCGACAGTGGTTGGCGAACGATTCGCCCGTTGGGTGCCTACCAGCTTCAGGGGCTGGCATGGGTTGATCCCCAAGCGTTGTGGTTACGCCAACTTCCCCGCTTACCCTTTTGCCAAGCAACCTTGGGTGCCAGCTTCTTGGCATTGGATCGGGTGCGGGGATTTATTTTGCTCATCAACGCTGAAAATGACCACAGTGAGATTCTCAACCCCTATACCCTTGAGCCATTTTTAGATGCTGCGGGGTTATGCCTGTTCCAAGACTCGCTCTGGTTCTGTCGTGAAGAGACCCTTTACCGCTGCTATTTACCGGATTGGCAGGTGGAGCAGGTGCTGCGCTGTAGTTACCCGATTTACGGTGTTGCCGTGGATGAAGGGGGTATTTACGTTGCCTGCCAAAAGTCTGGCTACATCCATTGCTTTGAGCACACGACGGGTAAAGAGGCATTTCGCTTACCGGCTCCTGGAATTGGCGAAGAAAATTTGGCCTTGCACGGGGGCGATCTGTGGGTCAGCGATCGCCTCGAGCAGTCGGTGTATTGCCTGAATCGCCAAACCGGTGACATTAAAGGGGTCGCCCTGACTCCCTTTGCCCAGCCCACCGCCTTGACCTTTGATAAGGCGGGTCAGCCATGGGTGGCCTATGGGGGCGACGAACCCTATTTGCGCGATAACCCCAACAACCGTGATACCCCCCTTGAGATTGCCCACCGCGATATTTGTGTGATTCATCCCCTTGTTTTTAGCTCTGGGCAACACTACACCCTCTCCAATGGCTATCTACTAGAGATGGCTTATTTGGAAGAGATTTCTCCCCTAGATGCGTGCCAACTGGATAACTTGGAGTGGCGCATTGCCTTGCCTGCTAACTCTCTACGCCAAAAACTGTTGCGAGTAGAGCCACTGGGCACGCCATTTCGGCTAGAGACGGTCGCTGATCAGCAGGTCGCCATCTTTGATTTTCCGGAGTTACGTCCCTACGAAGCCCGCTTTTTTGGCTGGCGAGCATGGTTAGAAGTACGGGGGATCAAGTATCACCTCACCCCAGCGGATATTGATGAGTCTTTGCCGCTGCCAGAGGGGTTTGCCGAGCAATACCTTGTGGACAATGATGAGCTGGCAATGGATAAGCCCATTGTGCAGGAGGCGGCGCGAGTGGCGGTAGGGACTGAAACCAACATTCTGCGCAAGATGCTGAAAATTCGCAACTATGTTTACGATCGCCTCAGCTATGCCCTGCGCCCAAAAATTGAAACCCCAGATTTAGTGCTAGAGCGCGGAGTTGGCTCCTGTGGCGAATACGTAGGGGTGCTCTTGGCTCTGGCTCGCCTAAACGGCATTGCCTGCCGTACCGTAGGACGTTATAAGTGCCCGCCGCATCCCGAACAGCGCGGTATTCCCTTGGAACCTACCTACAACCATGTTTGGCTGGAGTTTTATGTCCCTGGAATCGGTTGGCTACCTATGGAGTCAAACCCTGATGATGTGGTGGAACGAGGCCCTTACCCTACCCGATTTTTTATGGGTCTGCCCTGGTACCACGTCGAAGCCAGTAAAGGGATGCGTTTTGAAACCACAAACTATCGCGATCGCGGTGTGCGTCTGGGCGACTTAGCCCTGAATCATGTTCGCTTTACCATTCATGGGGAGTTAGGGGCACCATCTACACCCCAAAGGCACAGCAGCGAGGCTTAGGGTACCCTAGAAGATAGCCTGCTAGCTAATTTTGTATGTCCCTCCATCCTGATGATCCCCTTGATCATGACCTCGCAGATTTAGATGCCGTTGTTCTCAGGCCAGAAGAAGAGCGGACTGAGCCGGTTAATATCCTAATTCGCGAGATGGATATTGACGACATTGCCCCTGTGTTTCATCTGGGTGAAGCCCTATTCACCAGTGATCTTTACCCCTCCCTGTACCGTATTTGGGATGAGTGGGAGGTGATTGGCTTTTACAATACGGACCCTGAATACTGCTTAGTGGCAGAAGCAGACACCCACGTTGCGGGATTTGTCCTAGGAACCATCATTAGTAAAGCGCCGTGGGTCTATGGGTATATCAACTGGCTAGGGGTACACCCTGACTACCAGCGGCGAGGGGTGGCCGATAAACTGGTGGATAAGCTCATTGAGCGGATGATTGAAGAGGGGGCACGGTTTATGCTGGTGGATACTGACCCGGCCAATACTCCAGCAGTTAAGTTTTTTACGCGCAAAGGGTTTGGCAATCCCCGTCGGCATGTCTTCTTTTCCCTGAATTTAACCAAGCATGAGATTTACGGTCGCTTGATTGCCTACGAGCGCGATCGCTCAGAGCGGCTCACCTATCGGCGGCCACGACGGCGTTGAGCAAACTTGTGTTTGGCGCATTCAAGATTTTATTGTTCTAGTTCCCTTGGAGGTTCGTTGTAGCGTGACTCGTTTTCCCTTCACTCGTTCCACAGTGCCAGTGCCCTCCCATATTCACTATGAATCGCTGCTGCAGATTTTAGAGCAGGCTTCACTCACATCGCTCCCTCCCTCATCCCCTGCCTACCAGCAACTACATGCAGCCGTAATTCATTTGCGCAAAGCGCTGCGCCTGCAAAAACAGTTTGAAGAGGAGTGGCAACTGACCGGCGGCACCGTAGATTATCAATGGTCTGTGAACCGCCATCTCCCTAAGGATTACAACACGTAGCCCAACCCCAACAGTAAACTACTCCAAAAATGAAGTTGTACAGCAATAAATTTCGACTCTTTGATCTGCTCTGGTACAGCGTGAAAGTGGTGTAACCGCTGGCATAAATAAATCGCCCACGGCAGGGAGCTAAGGGCAAGAAGGGTTGGCCATGGCACCTCCAGCCACACGACACTCGCTACCAACCAAGCATAGAAGACAATGCAGCCTCCATAGACGAACTGAGCACTGCGAGCCGTTCCCAGCCGTACCACGGGCGATCGCTTCCCTGCGGCAATATCATCGGCCACTTGGTGGAAGTGAGAGCAAAACAGGATGAGGGTTGTTGTCAAGCCATTCAACACGGCTACCGGCAGAATGCTGCTGGACCATGTTTGGGTCTGGCTATAGTAGGCTGCGGCGATCGCCAGCGGACCAAAGCACACAAAACAAATCGGTTCACCAAGGCCAAGGTATCCTAAGCGAAAGGGTGGCCCTTGATAGCTGTAGCCCAAAGCGCAGCATAGCAGAACCATGACGAATACCGTTGCATCCTGTTGCCACCAGCTAATCGCCATAATCGCCACTAGCCCTAGCCCGAGGCAGAGGTTGCTCAAGCCAAAAATGACCTCCTTTTTACCCGTTAAATTGACCACTGAGTGGTACTTGTGGCGGTCAATTCCTGTCTCAGCGTCAAACACATCATTACTGAGATTCAGCCAGACAAGAATAAGAACTGCGGCACTCAAAAATAGGCCAAAGGGGAGTAATTGTAAGTGTCCCGTTTGCCGCCACGCAATGGCACTGCCTAACCAAATGGGCATCACCGCCACACTATACATCGGCAGCTTAATCGCCGCCCACCACAAACGGAAACGATCCTTGCTGTTTGCCTCAATCACACGCTTCACAGTGTCAGACTGCACCAAAACAGCATACCACCCAACCTAATGCCCATAGATTTCCCGCTTGGCCGCAAGAATGGCTTGCCGCAGCGCTGGGTTACTGAGTTTGTAACTATAAACCCCCAAATCTCGGGCGATCGCCACCAATTGCGATCGGTTGAGCGCCTCCAAATCCGCCAACGTCAAACACGCGATCTCTGGTTGCGGAGGTTGCAGTTGAGCTTGCAGAGCCACCACCTGCTTTTCCAACGTCGTTAAGCGTTGTAGAACTGTTGGGCAAGTGAGTTGTGGTGGCTGAAAATGCTGCTGCAGAATAACGCGGATAGCTTGACTCAACGAGCCGTACCCCTGCTGTGCTTGCCAACACTGTAGAGCCGCGTAAAGCTCCGGA harbors:
- a CDS encoding HAD family hydrolase, which encodes MRIHDVLLSSPRALIFDMDGVICHTMPYHMKAWEVYVERTPELRGHVDLGQLRQMGGKRNAELLPELLGRSPSTEEVQRWGAGKEAVFRELLAPHLQLLPGLLSFLNAAKARGYRLGVGTSACAANVELVLSCEGVGAFFDTVVMEQDVRRGKPDPECYLLVAQRLGVPPQQCVVFEDAVSGVMAAVRAGMTCWGVLTTEAESALRQAGAEVCIQDFTEAALEELLNSAPTPAIAHTVQPR
- a CDS encoding transglutaminase domain-containing protein; the encoded protein is MPDATDTLEVESTSPLIDSGWRTIRPLGAYQLQGLAWVDPQALWLRQLPRLPFCQATLGASFLALDRVRGFILLINAENDHSEILNPYTLEPFLDAAGLCLFQDSLWFCREETLYRCYLPDWQVEQVLRCSYPIYGVAVDEGGIYVACQKSGYIHCFEHTTGKEAFRLPAPGIGEENLALHGGDLWVSDRLEQSVYCLNRQTGDIKGVALTPFAQPTALTFDKAGQPWVAYGGDEPYLRDNPNNRDTPLEIAHRDICVIHPLVFSSGQHYTLSNGYLLEMAYLEEISPLDACQLDNLEWRIALPANSLRQKLLRVEPLGTPFRLETVADQQVAIFDFPELRPYEARFFGWRAWLEVRGIKYHLTPADIDESLPLPEGFAEQYLVDNDELAMDKPIVQEAARVAVGTETNILRKMLKIRNYVYDRLSYALRPKIETPDLVLERGVGSCGEYVGVLLALARLNGIACRTVGRYKCPPHPEQRGIPLEPTYNHVWLEFYVPGIGWLPMESNPDDVVERGPYPTRFFMGLPWYHVEASKGMRFETTNYRDRGVRLGDLALNHVRFTIHGELGAPSTPQRHSSEA
- a CDS encoding GNAT family N-acetyltransferase, translated to MDIDDIAPVFHLGEALFTSDLYPSLYRIWDEWEVIGFYNTDPEYCLVAEADTHVAGFVLGTIISKAPWVYGYINWLGVHPDYQRRGVADKLVDKLIERMIEEGARFMLVDTDPANTPAVKFFTRKGFGNPRRHVFFSLNLTKHEIYGRLIAYERDRSERLTYRRPRRR
- a CDS encoding DUF5340 domain-containing protein, whose product is MTRFPFTRSTVPVPSHIHYESLLQILEQASLTSLPPSSPAYQQLHAAVIHLRKALRLQKQFEEEWQLTGGTVDYQWSVNRHLPKDYNT
- the menA gene encoding 2-carboxy-1,4-naphthoquinone phytyltransferase codes for the protein MYSVAVMPIWLGSAIAWRQTGHLQLLPFGLFLSAAVLILVWLNLSNDVFDAETGIDRHKYHSVVNLTGKKEVIFGLSNLCLGLGLVAIMAISWWQQDATVFVMVLLCCALGYSYQGPPFRLGYLGLGEPICFVCFGPLAIAAAYYSQTQTWSSSILPVAVLNGLTTTLILFCSHFHQVADDIAAGKRSPVVRLGTARSAQFVYGGCIVFYAWLVASVVWLEVPWPTLLALSSLPWAIYLCQRLHHFHAVPEQIKESKFIAVQLHFWSSLLLGLGYVL